One part of the Rutidosis leptorrhynchoides isolate AG116_Rl617_1_P2 chromosome 1, CSIRO_AGI_Rlap_v1, whole genome shotgun sequence genome encodes these proteins:
- the LOC139855749 gene encoding G-type lectin S-receptor-like serine/threonine-protein kinase At2g19130 has product MVFILLLSFSLIISLSSGADTITANQSISGDQTISSKNGNFELGFFKAGNSSNYYIGIWYKKVSTKTVPWVANRKTPVLDKFNSELLIQDGNLVLLNESKLPIWSTGVNSSKSNSVVAVLNDDGNLVLRNNGSNSNEYIWRSFDFPADTWLPGAKIAYNNKTGYKQLLTSWKSAEDPAEGLFSLELDPIEAKYIIKWNKTTQYWSSGSWNEKEKIFELVPEMRLNYIYNFSYISNENESYFTYSLYNPTIISRFVMDISGQIKQLSWLDASQQWNLFWSQPRQQCEVYNYCGAFGSCRQSVLPFCNCLTGFEPGSQTNWDLGDYSGGCVRKTDLQCGRTSEKYSFLPISSLKSRKPPNSTASSVGSSRECESSCLNNCSCNAYSYDSNGCSIWGAELLGLIDDNSNEVTIHVKVSSKDLPSKKENNGVIIGAVVGSVVGVFILVGLVWFLVCRKQRKSVGKTTVEGSLVSFVYRDLQIATKNFSDKLGGGGFGSVFKGTLPDSSIIAVKRLEGVSQGEKQFRAEVSTIGTIQHVNLVRLRGFCSDDNSKLLVYDYMPNGSLDAHLFSTEKLLDWKTRYQIVLGTARGLVYLHEKCRDCIIHCDIKPENILLDGEFCPKVADFGLAKLIGRDFSRVLTTMRGTRGYLAPEWLSGIAITSKADVYSYGMMIFEFISGKRNTEQSQEGKITFFPMQAANVIIRGDDILSVLDPRLNGEANVEEVSKLCKVACWCIQDDEHSRPAMSHVEQILDGVLDVNMPPMPRSLKLFADNDDHVLFYVESSSSQTSQTQSNPSSGGSRSTSTN; this is encoded by the coding sequence ATGGTGTTTATCCTATTATTATCCTTTTCTCTTATCATTTCTCTGTCATCTGGTGCTGACACCATCACTGCAAATCAATCCATATCTGGTGATCAAACAATTAGTTCAAAAAATGGTAACTTTGAATTGGGATTTTTCAAAGCAGGTAATTCATCAAACTATTATATTGGTATATGGTATAAAAAGGTATCCACAAAAACTGTTCCATGGGTAGCTAATAGAAAAACCCCTGTTTTGGATAAATTCAATTCAGAACTGTTAATTCAAGATGGAAATCTAGTGTTACTAAATGAGTCAAAGTTACCCATTTGGTCAACAGGAGTCAATTCCTCAAAGTCAAATTCTGTAGTTGCTGTTCTTAATGATGATGGTAACTTAGTTTTAAGAAATAATGGGTCAAATTCAAATGAATATATTTGGCGAAGTTTTGATTTTCCTGCTGATACTTGGTTACCTGGTGCTAAAATTGCTTATAATAATAAAACTGGATATAAACAGCTTTTAACTTCATGGAAAAGTGCTGAAGATCCTGCAGAAGGATTGTTTTCTTTAGAGCTTGATCCAATTGAGgcaaaatatattattaaatggaaTAAAACTACTCAGTATTGGAGTAGTGGATCTtggaatgaaaaagaaaagatttttGAATTAGTACCTGAAATGAGGTTGAATTATATCTATAACTTTAGTTATATCTCGAATGAAAACGAGAGTTATTTCACTTATTCATTGTATAATCCAACGATAATATCAAGATTTGTGATGGATATTTCTGGTCAAATTAAGCAACTTTCATGGTTAGATGCTTCACAACAATGGAATTTGTTTTGGTCTCAACCAAGACAACAATGTGAGGTTTATAATTATTGTGGTGCTTTTGGTTCGTGTAGACAATCTGTATTACCGTTTTGCAATTGTTTGACTGGTTTTGAGCCTGGATCACAAACTAACTGGGATCTGGGTGATTACTCCGGTGGTTGTGTGAGAAAAACCGATTTGCAGTGTGGCAGAACAAGTGAAAAATATTCGTTTCTCCCCATTTCATCGTTGAAGTCAAGAAAGCCTCCGAATTCGACTGCTTCATCTGTTGGAAGCTCTCGAGAATGCGAGAGTTCATGTTTAAATAACTGTTCCTGTAACGCTTACTCTTACGATAGCAATGGTTGTTCGATCTGGGGTGCAGAACTTTTAGGTCTTATAGACGATAATAGCAATGAGGTGACGATACATGTCAAAGTTTCTTCAAAAGATCTTCCTAGCAAAAAAGAGAATAATGGAGTTATTATTGGTGCGGTTGTTGGTTCAGTTGTCGGTGTGTTCATACTTGTGGGTTTGGTTTGGTTTCTGGTATGTCGAAAACAGAGGAAATCGGTTGGCAAAACAACAGTTGAAGGGTCGTTGGTGTCGTTTGTTTATAGAGATCTACAAATTGCTACCAAGAATTTTTCCGATAAATTAGGAGGAGGTGGGTTTGGTTCGGTTTTCAAGGGTACGTTGCCCGATTCTAGTATTATTGCGGTTAAGAGACTCGAAGGTGTTAGTCAAGGTGAAAAGCAGTTTCGAGCGGAAGTAAGCACAATTGGGACAATTCAACACGTGAATCTTGTACGTCTACGTGGATTTTGTTCGGATGATAATAGTAAGTTATTAGTTTATGATTACATGCCGAATGGGTCACTAGACGCGCATCTTTTTAGCACCGAGAAGCTTCTAGACTGGAAAACAAGGTATCAGATTGTCCTAGGAACAGCACGAGGGTTAGTTTATCTTCACGAAAAATGTCGTGATTGTATCATTCATTGTGATATAAAGCCAGAAAACATTCTTTTAGACGGTGAGTTTTGTCCAAAAGTTGCGGATTTTGGTCTTGCAAAGCTTATTGGTCGGGATTTTAGTAGGGTTTTGACGACGATGAGGGGAACTAGAGGATATCTAGCACCCGAATGGTTATCTGGAATAGCTATCACAAGTAAAGCGGATGTTTATAGCTACGGGATGATGATTTTTGAGTTCATAAGTGGTAAACGAAACACAGAACAATCACAAGAAGGGAAAATTACATTTTTCCCTATGCAAGCTGCGAATGTCATAATTAGGGGTGATGATATTCTTAGCGTTTTAGACCCAAGATTAAACGGGGAAGCGAATGTTGAAGAAGTTTCGAAATTATGTAAAGTTGCTTGTTGGTGTATACAAGATGATGAACATAGTCGGCCTGCGATGAGTCATGTTGAACAGATTCTTGATGGTGTGTTGGATGTTAACATGCCTCCTATGCCAAGATCGCTTAAGCTATTTGCTGATAACGATGATCATGTTTTGTTTTACGTTGAGTCCTCGTCGAGCCAAACTTCACAAACTCAAAGTAATCCTTCGAGTGGCGGTTCTCGGTCAACGAGCACAAATTGA